From one Haloferax marinisediminis genomic stretch:
- a CDS encoding adenosylcobalamin-dependent ribonucleoside-diphosphate reductase has protein sequence MSDAELSTDELVLPVKRTEGETLAERMTGNAYNNILPARYLRKDANGDLVETQEDLFPRVAKNIALAEAVFEAEQRDVEITVTPDLIKRDHPRRDELAEEVFGKGVTADDTDAEATLSIYNVNKFAYDTLVPELPDEIRDVVVEKRETFQDMMEQLSFMPNSPTLMNAGDELQQLSACFVDSPGDDITDIHQTAKEAAEVFQSGGGMGYAFWKLRPYGDAVGSTGGIASGPITFMRTFDQMCETIAQGGARRGAQMGVMRVSHPDVIQFLHAKNKDVSLAHTLRLNDPDDFTHTKFADALEEARELIDEDGRVPKHLRNAVEGHLSNFNISVGITDDFMEALYNDEEFVFTNPRTEEPHIATPETKEIYDLFGLGEYVEVGEVLSVPADKLWDQIIDGAWENGEPGVVYLERANKEHSFDVEKHPDHRILATNPCGEQPLEEYEACNLGHINLSTLVDLDAPDWRVWYDQHGDEYDDLSAAVDAFLEDAVDWDEFDHRIENGTRFLENVVTMSDFPVEKIEEKVRELRKIGLGIMGLAQLYIQLGVRYGSDEGNEIAQQLMTHINHQSKWASHELAEERGSFEAWSESKYANPTEYREWFEHHTGQSADDWEDGFPIRNHNTTTIAPTGTTSMVSNTTGGCEPIYNVAYYKNVSDDVQGDEMLVEFDDYFLRVLEANDIDVEAVKREAQDQMANNEFDGVSSLSSVPDAISELFVVTADLTGLEHASVQCALQKGVDSAISKTCNFPNSASKEDMDEVYRYIYDHGGKGVTVYRDGTRSKQVLTTRAKNTEFSDDEEAAEAIVSQIRDVFGDVSAFLESEEVADLIGGELELAFADSPSEVGKKRPRPDVLYGVTQRIDTGYGKLYVNINEDENGEPFELFANIGNSGGFTASFTEALAKTVSTSLRSGVDPEEIANELKGIRSPKVAWDKGEQINSIPDAIGTAMRRYLNGDIDKGYPRQKNLTEVEAEAAEADSTDTDGGIAVDAGSDDTSAPKEDATADLLAAGESPECPECGEMNLYYSEGCKTCQNCGWSEC, from the coding sequence ATGAGCGACGCAGAACTCTCCACGGACGAACTCGTCCTGCCGGTCAAACGGACCGAAGGCGAGACGCTCGCGGAGCGGATGACCGGAAACGCCTACAACAACATCCTGCCCGCGCGGTATCTTCGCAAGGACGCCAACGGCGACCTCGTCGAGACGCAAGAGGACCTCTTCCCACGCGTCGCGAAGAACATCGCGCTCGCCGAGGCCGTCTTCGAGGCCGAACAGCGAGACGTCGAGATTACGGTCACGCCGGACCTCATCAAGCGCGACCACCCACGACGTGACGAACTCGCCGAAGAAGTCTTCGGGAAAGGCGTCACCGCCGACGACACGGACGCCGAGGCGACCCTCTCTATCTACAACGTCAACAAGTTCGCCTACGACACGCTCGTCCCCGAACTCCCCGATGAGATTCGCGACGTCGTCGTCGAAAAGCGCGAGACGTTCCAGGACATGATGGAACAGCTCTCGTTCATGCCGAACTCGCCGACGCTGATGAACGCTGGCGACGAACTCCAGCAGCTCTCGGCGTGTTTCGTCGACTCGCCCGGTGACGACATCACCGACATCCACCAGACCGCGAAGGAGGCCGCAGAGGTCTTCCAGTCCGGCGGTGGCATGGGCTACGCCTTCTGGAAACTCCGCCCCTACGGCGACGCAGTCGGCTCCACCGGCGGCATCGCCTCCGGCCCCATCACGTTCATGCGGACGTTCGACCAGATGTGTGAGACCATCGCCCAGGGTGGTGCCCGTCGTGGCGCTCAGATGGGTGTCATGCGCGTCTCTCACCCCGACGTCATCCAGTTCCTCCACGCGAAGAACAAGGACGTCTCGCTCGCGCACACGCTCCGCCTGAACGACCCTGACGACTTCACGCACACGAAGTTCGCCGACGCGCTCGAAGAGGCGCGTGAACTCATCGACGAGGACGGCCGTGTCCCCAAGCACCTCCGTAACGCCGTCGAAGGTCACCTCTCGAACTTCAACATCTCCGTCGGTATCACCGACGACTTCATGGAGGCGCTCTACAACGACGAGGAGTTCGTCTTCACGAACCCCCGAACGGAAGAGCCGCACATCGCGACGCCGGAGACCAAGGAGATCTACGACCTGTTCGGTCTCGGCGAGTACGTCGAGGTCGGCGAGGTGCTCTCGGTCCCCGCCGACAAGCTCTGGGACCAGATTATCGACGGCGCGTGGGAGAACGGCGAACCTGGTGTCGTCTACCTCGAGCGCGCGAACAAGGAACACTCCTTCGACGTCGAGAAGCACCCCGACCACCGCATCCTCGCGACGAACCCGTGTGGCGAACAGCCACTCGAAGAGTACGAGGCGTGTAACCTCGGTCACATCAACCTCTCGACGCTCGTCGACCTCGACGCACCCGACTGGCGCGTCTGGTACGACCAGCACGGTGACGAGTACGACGACCTGTCGGCCGCCGTCGACGCCTTCCTCGAAGACGCCGTCGACTGGGACGAGTTCGACCACCGCATCGAGAACGGGACGCGCTTCCTCGAGAACGTCGTCACGATGTCGGACTTCCCGGTCGAGAAGATCGAAGAGAAGGTCCGCGAACTCCGGAAGATTGGCCTCGGCATCATGGGCCTCGCGCAACTCTACATCCAGCTCGGCGTCCGCTACGGCTCCGACGAGGGTAACGAGATCGCGCAGCAGCTCATGACCCACATCAACCACCAGTCCAAGTGGGCCTCCCACGAACTCGCCGAAGAGCGCGGGTCGTTCGAGGCGTGGTCTGAGTCCAAGTACGCCAACCCGACCGAGTACCGCGAGTGGTTCGAACACCACACCGGCCAGTCTGCGGACGACTGGGAAGACGGCTTCCCCATCCGCAACCACAACACGACGACCATCGCCCCGACGGGCACCACCTCGATGGTGTCGAACACCACCGGTGGCTGTGAGCCCATCTACAACGTCGCCTACTACAAGAACGTCTCCGACGACGTGCAGGGCGACGAGATGCTCGTCGAGTTCGACGACTACTTCCTCCGCGTGCTGGAGGCCAACGACATCGACGTCGAGGCCGTCAAGCGCGAAGCACAAGACCAGATGGCGAACAACGAGTTCGACGGCGTCTCCTCGCTGTCGTCCGTTCCGGACGCCATCTCCGAACTGTTCGTCGTCACGGCCGACCTGACCGGCCTCGAACACGCGAGCGTTCAGTGTGCGCTCCAGAAAGGAGTCGACTCCGCCATCTCCAAGACGTGTAACTTCCCGAACAGTGCCTCGAAAGAGGACATGGACGAAGTCTACCGCTACATCTACGACCACGGCGGCAAGGGCGTCACCGTCTACCGCGACGGCACGCGCTCGAAGCAGGTCCTCACGACGCGCGCGAAGAACACCGAGTTCTCCGACGACGAAGAGGCCGCCGAGGCCATCGTCTCGCAGATTCGCGACGTGTTCGGCGACGTTTCGGCGTTCCTCGAATCTGAGGAAGTCGCCGACCTCATCGGCGGCGAACTCGAACTCGCCTTCGCCGACTCGCCCAGCGAGGTCGGCAAGAAGCGTCCGCGTCCGGACGTGCTCTACGGCGTCACCCAGCGCATCGACACCGGCTACGGGAAGCTCTACGTCAACATCAACGAAGACGAGAACGGCGAACCGTTCGAGCTGTTCGCCAACATCGGCAACTCCGGTGGCTTCACCGCATCCTTCACCGAGGCGCTCGCCAAGACTGTCTCCACGTCGCTCCGCTCGGGCGTCGACCCCGAGGAGATTGCGAACGAACTGAAGGGCATCCGGAGCCCGAAGGTTGCGTGGGACAAGGGTGAACAGATCAACTCCATCCCGGACGCAATCGGCACCGCGATGCGCCGTTACCTCAACGGCGACATCGACAAGGGCTACCCACGTCAGAAGAACCTGACCGAAGTCGAAGCCGAGGCCGCCGAGGCCGACAGCACCGACACCGACGGCGGCATCGCCGTCGACGCCGGTAGCGACGACACGTCTGCACCGAAAGAAGACGCCACTGCAGACCTGCTGGCTGCCGGCGAGAGCCCGGAATGTCCCGAGTGTGGAGAGATGAACCTCTACTACTCCGAGGGCTGTAAGACCTGCCAGAACTGCGGCTGGTCCGAGTGCTAA
- the trpD gene encoding anthranilate phosphoribosyltransferase, with translation MQDYIERVTAGSDLTVEEARDAARAVFEEATEAQIGALLAALRAKGETEAEIAGFAQGMRDAALTIEPSREPLVDTCGTGGDDYNTINVSTTSALVAAGAGAAVAKHGNYSVSSSSGSADVLEVAGVNVEADPESVERCIDENGVGFMLAPVFHPAMKAVIGPRKELGMRTIFNVLGPLTNPAGADAQVLGVYDPDLVPMIARALSHMPVERALVVHGSGMDEIALHDATTVAEVDGDDVIEYTLTPADLGLEQAPIDAVAGGSPQENARDLEGILTGDVTGAKRDLILANAGAAIYVAGIADSLEDGVDVARDAIDTGAAKAKLDALREA, from the coding sequence ATGCAAGATTACATCGAACGCGTCACTGCTGGTTCTGACTTGACTGTCGAGGAGGCGCGCGACGCTGCGCGTGCGGTCTTCGAAGAGGCGACGGAGGCGCAAATCGGCGCCCTCCTGGCGGCACTCCGTGCGAAAGGAGAGACTGAAGCCGAAATCGCCGGCTTCGCACAGGGGATGCGCGACGCCGCGTTGACCATCGAACCCTCGCGCGAGCCACTCGTCGACACCTGTGGAACCGGCGGCGACGACTACAACACGATCAACGTCTCGACGACCAGCGCGCTCGTGGCTGCCGGCGCGGGTGCCGCAGTCGCCAAGCACGGCAACTACTCCGTCTCTTCATCTTCTGGGAGTGCTGACGTGCTCGAAGTCGCGGGTGTGAACGTCGAAGCAGACCCCGAATCGGTCGAGCGATGTATCGACGAGAACGGCGTCGGCTTCATGCTCGCGCCCGTGTTCCACCCCGCGATGAAGGCCGTCATCGGCCCGCGGAAGGAACTCGGCATGCGCACCATCTTCAACGTCCTCGGACCGCTGACGAACCCCGCCGGTGCCGACGCGCAGGTTCTCGGCGTCTACGACCCTGACCTCGTCCCTATGATTGCCCGCGCGCTCTCGCACATGCCTGTCGAGCGTGCCCTCGTCGTTCACGGCTCGGGGATGGACGAGATTGCGCTCCACGACGCGACGACCGTCGCCGAAGTCGACGGTGACGACGTCATCGAGTACACGCTCACGCCTGCTGACCTCGGTCTCGAACAGGCCCCAATCGACGCCGTCGCCGGCGGGTCGCCACAGGAGAACGCCCGCGACCTCGAAGGCATCCTCACGGGTGACGTGACCGGTGCCAAACGAGACCTCATCCTCGCCAACGCGGGCGCTGCAATCTACGTGGCTGGCATCGCAGATTCGCTCGAAGACGGCGTCGACGTCGCCCGCGACGCCATCGACACCGGTGCCGCGAAAGCAAAACTCGACGCGCTCCGGGAGGCGTGA
- a CDS encoding DUF2062 domain-containing protein, which yields MRERVASIRARVWSGIERAFAAEHTPHEIAVSFAFGVFFVVMPTAGTALALFALIAYFVDRASKLALVSTLVIFNPPVKWAVYGASFWVGSYILGPIPGVSVSDVSLDAGFDILFRQLLGNTILAVVLAALGYVVVLHLTRMYKYREFSSPALAPADD from the coding sequence GTGCGCGAGAGAGTAGCGTCGATTCGGGCCCGAGTGTGGTCGGGAATCGAACGTGCCTTTGCGGCGGAACACACGCCTCACGAGATTGCAGTGAGTTTCGCCTTCGGTGTGTTTTTCGTCGTGATGCCCACCGCTGGCACCGCACTCGCGCTGTTCGCGCTCATCGCGTACTTCGTCGACAGAGCGAGTAAACTCGCGCTCGTCTCGACACTCGTCATCTTCAATCCACCCGTCAAGTGGGCCGTCTACGGGGCGAGTTTCTGGGTTGGGTCGTACATCCTCGGCCCGATTCCCGGCGTCTCCGTCTCCGACGTGTCGCTCGATGCAGGGTTCGACATCCTCTTCCGGCAACTGCTCGGAAACACGATTCTCGCTGTCGTGCTGGCGGCTCTCGGGTACGTCGTCGTCCTGCACCTGACGCGGATGTACAAGTACCGGGAGTTCTCGTCGCCGGCGTTGGCGCCGGCGGACGACTAG
- the trpE gene encoding anthranilate synthase component I, translating into MTRPETDREEFVAELADYDEPVVAHLVTELDVDIDPLAAYTALADRSEYGFLLESAEKVSSSNPQGAFSSPATTADSHARFSFVGYDPEAVVTVGPDGTDVTDLGGPAAAFVREAEGDVLDSLRGALPDLPRVNFPETERQTLTGGLVGFLAYEAVYDLWLAEVGRERPDTDDPDAEFVLTTRTLAFDHVEDTVRLVCTPVVTPDDDPAEVYDSVVAEVEAVTEKLETADDPAPGGFERTSEEAGSRASYEAAVRAAKEHVRDGDIYQGVLSRTRKLRGQVDPVGLYASLREVNPSPYMYLLRHGDRRVVGASPETLVSVRGDRVVVNPIAGTCPRGSGPVEDRRLAGELLADAKERAEHTMLVDLGRNDVRRVSTPGSVRVEEFMSVIKYSHVQHIESTVSGTLDAEHDAFDATRATFPAGTLTGAPKVRAMEIIDDLEDDPRGVYGGGVGYYSWTGDADMAIVIRTATVETDGHEDEITVRAGAGIVADSDPASEYDETEQKMGGVLDAIRRIEYEPREVSR; encoded by the coding sequence GTGACGCGACCCGAAACCGACCGTGAGGAGTTCGTCGCCGAGCTCGCAGACTACGACGAGCCCGTCGTGGCGCACCTCGTCACCGAACTCGACGTGGACATCGACCCGCTCGCGGCGTACACCGCACTCGCCGACCGGAGTGAGTACGGGTTCCTCTTGGAGAGCGCCGAGAAGGTCTCGTCGAGCAACCCGCAGGGCGCGTTCTCGTCTCCCGCGACCACCGCCGATTCCCACGCGCGCTTTTCGTTCGTCGGCTACGACCCCGAAGCAGTCGTGACGGTCGGCCCCGACGGAACCGACGTAACCGACCTCGGCGGCCCCGCGGCAGCGTTCGTCCGCGAGGCAGAAGGCGACGTGCTCGACTCGCTTCGTGGCGCGCTCCCTGACCTTCCGCGCGTGAACTTCCCCGAGACGGAGCGACAGACACTCACCGGCGGACTGGTCGGGTTCCTCGCGTACGAGGCCGTCTACGACCTCTGGTTAGCCGAAGTCGGCCGGGAGCGCCCCGACACCGACGACCCGGACGCCGAGTTCGTGTTGACGACCCGGACGCTCGCGTTCGACCACGTCGAAGATACGGTTCGACTCGTCTGCACCCCAGTCGTCACGCCGGACGACGACCCCGCCGAGGTGTACGACTCTGTCGTCGCGGAAGTCGAAGCAGTCACCGAGAAACTCGAGACGGCCGACGACCCCGCCCCCGGTGGCTTCGAGCGAACCAGTGAAGAAGCAGGTTCACGAGCGTCGTACGAGGCCGCAGTCCGTGCGGCCAAAGAACACGTCCGCGACGGCGACATCTACCAAGGCGTCCTCTCGCGCACCCGAAAACTCCGTGGACAGGTCGACCCCGTCGGTCTGTACGCCTCGCTCCGCGAGGTCAACCCGTCTCCGTACATGTACCTTCTTCGCCACGGTGACCGCCGCGTCGTCGGCGCGAGCCCCGAGACCCTCGTCTCGGTTCGTGGTGACCGTGTCGTCGTCAACCCCATCGCAGGGACGTGCCCGCGTGGGTCCGGTCCGGTCGAAGACCGCCGCCTCGCTGGCGAACTCCTCGCCGATGCCAAAGAACGCGCCGAGCACACGATGCTCGTCGACCTCGGCCGCAACGACGTCCGCCGCGTCTCGACGCCCGGGAGCGTCCGCGTCGAAGAGTTCATGAGCGTCATCAAGTACAGTCACGTCCAGCACATCGAGTCGACGGTCTCCGGAACGCTCGACGCTGAACACGACGCGTTCGACGCGACCCGTGCGACCTTCCCCGCAGGAACGCTGACTGGCGCGCCGAAGGTCCGGGCGATGGAGATAATCGACGACCTCGAAGACGACCCACGTGGTGTCTACGGCGGTGGCGTTGGCTACTACTCGTGGACTGGTGACGCCGACATGGCGATCGTCATCCGAACGGCGACGGTCGAGACTGACGGCCACGAAGACGAGATTACCGTCCGCGCGGGCGCGGGTATCGTCGCCGACTCTGATCCCGCCTCGGAGTACGACGAGACCGAACAGAAGATGGGCGGCGTCCTCGACGCCATCCGTCGAATCGAGTACGAGCCACGGGAGGTGTCTCGATGA
- a CDS encoding CBS domain-containing protein produces MRVDEIMTEDVATVGLDSSVAHCARVMLTRGAGSVVVSTDGGPAGIVTESDVLRAGVASDSPLSTIPTRAVMSHPIKWVRPDSTSRVAAQKMRDGRVKKLVVVDGAKMVGIVTATDIAFHISDVARGVGEMLELKSKWESDRRFR; encoded by the coding sequence ATGCGCGTCGACGAAATCATGACCGAGGACGTCGCAACTGTCGGGCTGGACTCCAGCGTCGCCCACTGCGCTCGAGTGATGCTCACACGGGGGGCAGGGAGCGTCGTCGTGAGTACCGACGGAGGCCCAGCAGGTATCGTGACTGAGTCGGACGTGCTTCGCGCCGGCGTCGCGAGCGACAGCCCGCTGTCGACGATCCCGACGCGCGCCGTCATGTCACATCCAATCAAGTGGGTCCGTCCAGACTCGACGAGTCGCGTCGCCGCCCAGAAGATGCGCGACGGACGGGTCAAGAAACTCGTGGTCGTCGACGGCGCGAAGATGGTGGGTATCGTGACGGCCACCGACATCGCGTTCCACATCTCTGACGTCGCCCGCGGCGTCGGGGAGATGTTGGAGCTGAAGAGCAAGTGGGAATCTGACCGCCGATTCAGATAG
- a CDS encoding phosphoribosylanthranilate isomerase has translation MVRVKVCGVTRSTDLDAVAAAGADAVGAICDVPVDTPREISPERARELFAGAPPFLSTVLVTMPESVEHARELAREVRPDVLQLHADFSADELETLATEGVRVVPVVDATDIARARAVAPAVDGLLVDTPSESGAGGTGQTHDWDASRALVEAVDVPVILAGGLTPDNVADAVRTVAPDGVDVASGVEASGGVKDHDAVRRFVTEAKTAFRDHENHEEVPA, from the coding sequence ATGGTCCGTGTGAAAGTCTGCGGCGTCACCCGTTCGACAGACCTCGACGCCGTCGCTGCGGCCGGTGCAGACGCAGTCGGCGCTATCTGCGACGTTCCCGTCGACACGCCTCGGGAGATTTCGCCCGAGCGCGCCCGCGAGCTCTTCGCAGGTGCTCCACCGTTCCTCTCGACGGTCCTCGTGACGATGCCCGAGTCGGTCGAACACGCTCGTGAACTCGCACGCGAGGTCCGCCCCGACGTACTCCAACTCCACGCGGACTTCTCGGCGGACGAACTCGAAACACTCGCCACCGAAGGCGTCCGTGTCGTCCCGGTCGTCGACGCAACAGACATCGCGCGTGCACGCGCTGTCGCGCCCGCTGTCGATGGTCTCCTCGTCGACACACCCTCTGAGTCGGGTGCAGGTGGAACCGGCCAGACGCACGACTGGGACGCCTCACGGGCGCTCGTCGAAGCCGTCGACGTGCCTGTGATTCTCGCCGGCGGGCTAACGCCCGACAACGTCGCCGATGCGGTCCGAACCGTCGCCCCTGACGGGGTCGACGTCGCCAGCGGTGTCGAAGCATCCGGCGGTGTCAAAGACCACGACGCGGTTCGCCGCTTCGTCACCGAGGCGAAAACCGCGTTCCGTGACCACGAGAATCACGAGGAGGTTCCGGCGTGA
- the trpG gene encoding anthranilate synthase component II, protein MTRLVIVDNFDSFTYNLVEYFSEQTVNGEPLDIEVLKNTATLDEIRSLDPDALVISPGPGHPKNDRDVGVTTDVLTELSTEIPTLGVCLGLEAAVYAYGGTIGHAPAPIHGKAFPIDHDGQGVFTDLEAGFPAGRYHSLVATEVPDCFDVSATTDHDGESLVMGVRHREYPIECVQFHPESVLTGSGHGVVRNFLSAVAGFDVV, encoded by the coding sequence ATGACTCGGCTCGTCATCGTCGACAACTTCGACTCGTTCACGTACAACCTCGTGGAGTACTTCTCCGAACAGACCGTGAACGGCGAACCGCTCGACATCGAGGTGCTGAAGAACACGGCTACACTCGACGAGATTCGTTCCCTCGACCCCGACGCCCTCGTCATCTCCCCGGGACCGGGGCATCCGAAGAACGACCGCGACGTGGGTGTGACGACCGACGTACTCACGGAACTCTCGACCGAGATTCCGACGCTCGGTGTCTGTCTCGGTCTCGAAGCGGCAGTCTACGCCTACGGCGGGACGATTGGCCACGCGCCAGCACCGATTCACGGTAAGGCGTTCCCCATCGACCACGACGGGCAGGGTGTTTTCACTGACCTCGAAGCGGGGTTCCCCGCCGGTCGGTACCACTCACTCGTCGCCACCGAAGTGCCCGACTGTTTCGACGTGTCGGCGACGACGGACCACGACGGCGAATCACTCGTGATGGGCGTTCGTCACCGCGAGTATCCTATCGAGTGTGTCCAGTTCCACCCGGAGAGCGTCCTCACGGGGTCGGGACACGGCGTCGTCAGAAACTTTCTCTCAGCGGTCGCTGGATTCGACGTTGTATAA
- a CDS encoding DUF7827 domain-containing protein, translating to MTRNKQIRAVLLAALMVFSVFAGTVALSGSAAADASDISLNGTTAGTAVTVEKSASGSTTVSASVTDGATDDGANVYVWVDINNNGVLNTGEPNASATSSDGSTVDVGDIDVSDVSDGTYDVNAIEADSLAAANSADPSSDTEIDNGLTVQTAEGPEIFSATHFTSTDNGDVLELSFSEEVDLSGATFTVYQDETDVTSTVVDSAGVIENNANGQVLIQTTDIYTGDIEVKIEGVTDTSGNALDEGLDSDGNITVDVATVTVDTSNADSTTNAYQGENVVLTNGDVDTNIQIESDESQDGDEGFFRAGSTGSSSEVFVFNTTTRQTERYNVSIAGTAAGKVQVRDLGLDVTVDDLNVTDEEVIEGTVSANAGGRDIEVRVIDEDDDEVETDNLPISATTNGQGEYDFEIDVQEEDLDGGDYTLEVVDQASGVTVVSDTVTVREAEEGQTNFAENVVTDQRGDVVAIPVTLDSTDFATVTIGTADQGYTANVTVEDGNDDGEVIVLFDTSKSTLSGDSSTTVNQVFDVDDSDDDVVTVTEDSASSSGVTQATSDLIDAGDYDLEVTAGKDSSANAENVATLVLEEGGVESVNVWTLPQSESVGDIDDVTEAIEDGNLTQTDSVAFGDKVVLQITAGGLEGTLDAQGDETITQKFFNGSYEDQVYVLTVNQTAPGPNRDPKILNLSGDSTTSVLADSDNDTYFVVFDSEDVTAVRDENDNGIVDDEDTTSAAPEDDDAWDVNFTMKEDTLNDAVALVDDDSSAQTAYENVEGEHDTDADPINVTNAEDQVISGTSTTAPGTEITVRIRSAGDTQPRFLKTATVFVSENGTWDASFDFSEQNLGDTFTVDVEGGAADDVEDIDGNVVESVGEEETTTEETTEETTTEETTEETTTEATTTEEETTTEAQTTEETATESQTPGFGVIVALVALVAAALLAIRRD from the coding sequence TTTCGCCGGGACCGTCGCGCTTTCGGGTAGTGCTGCCGCCGATGCTTCTGACATTAGCCTCAACGGTACCACGGCAGGTACCGCGGTTACTGTCGAAAAATCGGCATCCGGAAGTACAACAGTCTCCGCATCGGTTACTGACGGAGCAACAGACGACGGCGCAAACGTCTACGTTTGGGTCGACATCAACAACAACGGTGTCCTCAACACGGGCGAACCTAACGCGTCCGCTACGAGTTCGGACGGTTCCACCGTTGACGTCGGCGACATCGACGTGAGCGACGTCTCGGATGGTACCTACGACGTCAACGCCATCGAGGCTGACTCGCTCGCTGCAGCCAACTCTGCTGACCCGTCCTCCGACACCGAGATCGACAATGGTCTCACCGTCCAGACGGCTGAAGGCCCGGAGATCTTCTCCGCGACGCACTTCACGTCGACTGACAACGGCGACGTCCTCGAACTCTCGTTCAGCGAGGAAGTCGACCTCTCTGGTGCGACCTTCACGGTCTACCAGGACGAGACTGACGTCACCAGCACTGTTGTCGACTCTGCAGGCGTCATCGAGAACAACGCAAACGGTCAGGTCCTCATCCAGACGACCGACATCTACACTGGCGACATCGAAGTCAAGATCGAAGGTGTCACTGACACGTCCGGTAACGCCCTCGACGAAGGTCTCGACAGCGACGGTAACATCACCGTCGACGTCGCGACCGTCACGGTCGACACCAGTAACGCTGACAGCACCACGAACGCCTACCAGGGCGAGAACGTCGTGCTGACGAACGGCGATGTCGACACCAACATCCAGATCGAATCTGACGAGAGTCAGGACGGAGATGAAGGCTTCTTCCGCGCCGGTTCCACCGGTTCGAGCTCCGAAGTCTTCGTGTTCAACACGACCACCCGCCAGACGGAGCGCTACAACGTCTCCATCGCTGGCACCGCAGCAGGTAAGGTTCAGGTCCGTGACCTCGGCCTCGACGTCACTGTCGACGACCTGAACGTCACTGACGAAGAAGTCATCGAAGGAACGGTCTCCGCCAACGCGGGCGGCCGTGACATCGAAGTTCGCGTCATCGACGAAGATGACGACGAAGTCGAAACCGACAACCTCCCAATCTCGGCCACCACGAACGGCCAGGGTGAGTACGACTTCGAAATCGACGTACAAGAAGAAGACCTCGATGGTGGCGACTACACGCTCGAAGTCGTCGACCAGGCCTCCGGCGTCACCGTCGTCTCTGACACGGTCACCGTCCGAGAAGCCGAAGAAGGTCAGACCAACTTCGCCGAGAACGTCGTCACCGACCAGCGTGGTGACGTCGTGGCGATCCCTGTGACCCTCGATAGTACGGACTTCGCGACCGTCACCATCGGTACGGCAGACCAGGGTTACACCGCTAACGTCACCGTCGAAGACGGTAACGACGACGGCGAAGTCATCGTCCTGTTCGACACCTCGAAGTCGACGCTCAGCGGCGACAGCTCGACGACCGTCAACCAGGTCTTCGACGTTGACGACAGCGACGACGACGTCGTGACTGTGACGGAAGACTCTGCGAGCTCCTCTGGAGTCACGCAGGCTACGTCCGACCTCATCGACGCCGGTGACTACGACCTCGAAGTTACGGCCGGTAAGGACTCCTCTGCTAACGCAGAGAACGTCGCAACCCTCGTCCTCGAAGAGGGTGGCGTCGAATCCGTCAACGTCTGGACGCTTCCGCAGTCCGAGAGCGTCGGTGACATCGACGACGTCACTGAGGCAATCGAGGACGGCAACCTGACGCAGACCGACAGTGTCGCGTTCGGTGACAAGGTCGTTCTCCAGATCACGGCGGGCGGCCTCGAAGGTACGCTCGACGCTCAGGGCGACGAGACCATCACGCAGAAGTTCTTCAACGGTTCCTACGAAGATCAGGTCTACGTGCTCACGGTCAACCAGACCGCACCTGGCCCGAACCGCGACCCCAAGATCCTCAACCTGTCCGGCGACAGCACCACCTCGGTGCTCGCTGACAGCGACAACGACACCTACTTCGTTGTCTTCGACTCTGAAGACGTCACTGCGGTCCGTGACGAGAACGACAACGGTATCGTCGACGATGAGGACACCACGTCCGCAGCACCGGAAGACGACGACGCGTGGGACGTCAACTTCACGATGAAGGAAGACACGCTCAACGACGCTGTTGCGCTCGTTGACGACGACTCCTCCGCACAGACGGCCTACGAGAACGTCGAAGGTGAACACGACACCGACGCTGACCCGATCAACGTCACGAACGCCGAAGATCAGGTCATCTCCGGTACGTCGACCACCGCACCTGGTACGGAAATCACCGTCCGCATCCGCTCGGCCGGTGACACCCAGCCACGCTTCCTGAAGACGGCGACGGTCTTCGTGTCCGAGAACGGCACGTGGGACGCTTCGTTCGACTTCAGCGAGCAGAACCTCGGTGACACCTTCACGGTCGACGTCGAAGGTGGCGCTGCTGACGATGTCGAAGACATCGACGGCAACGTCGTCGAATCCGTCGGCGAAGAGGAAACGACGACCGAGGAGACCACCGAAGAGACGACAACTGAGGAGACCACCGAAGAGACGACGACTGAGGCAACCACGACTGAAGAGGAGACTACCACGGAAGCCCAGACGACTGAGGAGACCGCCACGGAATCCCAGACGCCTGGCTTCGGTGTCATCGTCGCCCTCGTGGCCCTCGTCGCCGCTGCGCTCCTCGCAATCCGTCGCGACTAA